The genomic stretch GCAGAAGTTTCTACTGACATGCTCGCAGGGTTGAATCGCGTGAGAGATAAAACTTTGCTTTCAGCTGGAGGCGCGGCTGAACCTGAGCTGGGCCAAGAAATGTCTGTGCGTCGCATGCATAAGGGAACGGCCAAAATCAGGCTGCTATCCCTTTGTTATCAGGTCGTATTCGACCCGTGCTCTCCGTATGGGTGGCACATCTCCCCACACCGCCATCTCATTCCCCCTTACAACCAGAGCTGCGATCACCTCATCTCGATCCACTGCACTGAAGCACTCCTCCAGGCTGGCATCCGGGGTGACGGCATTGCCGAGCGCCGTTGCTCCGGCATCTGCTACCGCCGGATCTCTGGATATCACGGTCGCGACATCTGCGCATCCGAAGCTTATCGATGGCCCGACGGTCCCGCTGCTGCTGCAAATTCCCAGAACTCCTCCGGCAGGAGGGATCTCAAGCGCCAGGTTCTTTATAGGAGACGTGCCGGCGTATATCCCGACCAGCACAGGCTCATCTGAGCACATCGCTATATCCCCGCCGTTATCAACGACCGCGTAATCAGCTCCTGCATCAACCATGGCCTCGACTGCGGCTGCAGCTATCGCACCGGCGACCGCCGCCATAGGTCCGACGTTGAAGAGTGATGATGCATGACACATCCTTTTAACAACAGGAGGGGCATCATCTACAGGGCGATCGTACGGCTCGAGTGTCAGCTGGAAGATCGGGTCCATAGCTATGAACTCCTCAAGCTGGATCCTGCTCTCTATTATCGCGCTCTTTGCGATCTCTATGTGCTCCTGCGATCTGGCCACAATCGTGGCTATCGTCTGATGAAGCCTGAAGTGCTCGCGTATCATCAGTGCTCGATCTCACTTCATCGCTATAGCTTTTGAGGATTCTGTGAGAAATGCATCTTGGGTCGTGTACTTGTATCATTGAAATCCGCAGCGTTCACTTCAGCCAGACTCATGGGATGTCTCACCCATAGCACTCGATTTCAGCGGATCATTCAGCTATTCGAGTACACGACCGCATCTTGCCGCTCTGAGCAAACCCCCCCGGGTGCAGAGTTCAATCAGGTGAAACGTGCTCTGTGCATGAGATCCAGCGACTCAACAGACCTGATTGCTGACGCACACACAATCTCGAAAGTTATATTAAGATAGAGGATCATTTTATCAAGTAATTCATGAGGTGATTTGCTTGAACGGGGATGTATATAAATTCATAGAGCTCGTCGGCACATCGACGGTTGGGTGGGA from Methanothrix sp. encodes the following:
- a CDS encoding UPF0280 family protein; this encodes MIREHFRLHQTIATIVARSQEHIEIAKSAIIESRIQLEEFIAMDPIFQLTLEPYDRPVDDAPPVVKRMCHASSLFNVGPMAAVAGAIAAAAVEAMVDAGADYAVVDNGGDIAMCSDEPVLVGIYAGTSPIKNLALEIPPAGGVLGICSSSGTVGPSISFGCADVATVISRDPAVADAGATALGNAVTPDASLEECFSAVDRDEVIAALVVRGNEMAVWGDVPPIRRARVEYDLITKG